CGTTGAAGATGTTCAACTCGCCGTCGCGCGTCATCGCGCGCCCGTTGCGACCGCACCGCGTGGGGTAGACGGAGTCGAAGAGATCGACGCCGCAGCCGACCGCCGCGATTAGGTCGCGCACCGTGCCGACCCCCATCAGGTAGCGCGGTTTCGCGGTGGGAAGCAGGCTCGCGCTGTAACGCGCCGTCGCGTACAGCTCGTCGCGCGTCTCGCCGACCGAGAGACCGCCGATCGCGTAACCGGGAAAGTCGAGCGCGACGAGCTCGCGCGCGCTGCGCTCGCGTAATCCGTGGTCGAGCCCGCCCTGGACGATCGCGAAGACGATCGTTCCGGCGCGTTGCGGTGCGGCGGCCGTGCGGCGCGCCCACGCGCTCGTCAGCCGCACGGCCTCTTCGAGCTCCTCCCGCGCGGCCGGGAGCTTGACGCAGACGTCGAGCTGCATCGCGACGTCGCTGCCGATCGCCTGTTGAAATGCGACGACGCGCTCGGGCGTGAAGCGATGCTCGCTGCCGTCGAGATGCGAGGCGAAGGTGACGCCGTCGTCGTCGAGCCGGCGGCGGCTCTCGAGGCTGAAGACTTGAAAGCCGCCGGAGTCGGTGAGAATCGGCCGATCCCATCCCATGAAGCGATGGAGGCCGCCCGCGCGCTCGATCGTCTCGAGACCGGGGCGCAGCCAGAGATGGTAGGTGTTCGCGAGGACGATCTGCGTCTGCGCGCTCGCGAGCTCCGACGGCGCGAGGCCTTTGACCGTCGCGGCGGTGCCGACCGGCATGAAGCAGGGCGTCTCAACCTCGCCGTGCGCGAGACGCAGACGCCCGCGGCGCGCCGCGCCGTCGCTCGCGATTAACTCGAACACGCGACGATCGCGCGGGCGCGCGCGTATGCCGGCGGCGGCTCCGCTTCGAAGACGAGTGCGTCACCGGTGCGCGGATGCCGGAAGGCAAGCCGCCGGGCGTGCAACGCCTGACCCGGCAGATCGAAGCGCGCCTCGCGCTTTCCGTAGAGCGGATCGTTGAGAATCGGATGACCGTAGGCCGCGAGGTGCACGCGAATCTGATGCGTTCGCCCGGTCTGCAGACGAAAGGCAACCTCTGCGTGCTTCGGAAACGCCTCGCGCACTGCGTACTGCGTGATCGCCGGCTTTCCGCCGGCGGCGATCGCAAAGCGGAGCCGATTGCGCGGGTCGCGCCCGATCGCGCCCTCGATCGTTCCCTCGCGCGGTTGCGGAACGCCGCAGACGATTGCGACGTACTCGCGCTCGATGCGCCGCGCTTTCATCTCGGCCTTGAGCGCCCGCAGGGTCTCGTCGTTCTTGGCGACGACGATCAGCCCCGAGGTGTCGCGATCGAGCCGATGGACGAGTCCCGGGCGCAGCGCGTCGCCCGGAAGCCTGCCGGCGTGCGCGAGCGCGGCGTTGACGAGCGTGCCGCTCGGCGCGCCGCGCGCCGGGTGCGTGACCATGCCGGCCGGTTTGTTCACGACGAGAAGATCGTCGTCTTCGTAGACGACGTCGAGCGCGATCTCCTCGGGGCGCGCGACGATCTCGGGGCGCGGCGGAATCTCGAACTCGAGAACGTCGCCGGCTTCGAGAAGGCGGCTCGGCTTCGCCGGCGCGCCGTTGACGAGCACCTCGCCGCGCTTCGCGCTCTCCGCCGCGAGCGTTCGCGACGACCGCGCGAGCGAAGCGACGAAGACGTCGGTGCGCTTCCCGGCTTCGTCAGCGGTGACGACGTGTAACAAGGCTGGAGAGCAGGAGCAGCCCCACGCCGGTCGTGATGCACGAATCGCCGACGTTGAAGATGTTCGGCCAGATCCGGTAGAAGTCGATGAAGTCGATGACGTAGCCGTAGTGGACGCGGTCGAGGACGTTCCCGATCGCGCCGCCGACGATCATTCCGAAGGCGATGCGTACGGTCAGCGAGCGGGCCGCGGCGTCGCGAAAACTGAACCAGAAGAGCACGAGCACGACGATCGCCATCGCGATCAGCAGCACCGCGCTGCTTCCGAAGAGCCCGAACGCGCCGTGCATGTTGCGCTCGTACGTCCAACGGAGCAAGTTCGGAACGATCGTGCGGCACGCGGGGAAATCCGGCACGCACATCCTGACGATCAGCCGTTTCGTGTACTGATCGGCCCAGAGGACGAGAATAGCCACGCCCGCGATGACGAGCGCGTTGCTTAGACTCTTAGAGGCTTGGTTGCGGAACAAATTGATAGAACCATCCGGCGACGTTGAGGAAGGCATCGTTCACGAGGACCAATCCGACGACGATGAGGAAAGCCCCCGCTGCAACCTCGATCGCGCGCAGGGCCGGCCCGATCCGACGCAGCAGCGGGAGCACGAGGCCGACCGCGCCGGCCGTCGCCAGAAACGGCACCGCCAACCCCGCGCAATAGAAGCAGAGCAGCACCGCGGCTTGCCCGCCGTGCTGTTGCGAAGCGATCGCGAGGATGCCCGCAAGAATCGGCCCGATGCAGGGCGACCACCCCGCGGCGAAGGCCATGCCGACGATCCCCGACGTCCAGAGCGTTGCGCGCTCGCGTTGCGGACGAAGCCGGGCGTCCATCATCAGCCAGGGAATCCGGA
This Candidatus Binatia bacterium DNA region includes the following protein-coding sequences:
- a CDS encoding RluA family pseudouridine synthase, with the translated sequence MLHVVTADEAGKRTDVFVASLARSSRTLAAESAKRGEVLVNGAPAKPSRLLEAGDVLEFEIPPRPEIVARPEEIALDVVYEDDDLLVVNKPAGMVTHPARGAPSGTLVNAALAHAGRLPGDALRPGLVHRLDRDTSGLIVVAKNDETLRALKAEMKARRIEREYVAIVCGVPQPREGTIEGAIGRDPRNRLRFAIAAGGKPAITQYAVREAFPKHAEVAFRLQTGRTHQIRVHLAAYGHPILNDPLYGKREARFDLPGQALHARRLAFRHPRTGDALVFEAEPPPAYARARAIVACSS
- a CDS encoding cytochrome c biogenesis CcdA family protein, yielding MATTHITAGIAFLAGLVSFVSPCVLPLVPAYLSLLTGESVEELKAASGARERAHTLAHAFAFVAGFSVVFIALGLGASALGGALDAHRSTIAQIGGVLVVILGLQMMGLIRIPWLMMDARLRPQRERATLWTSGIVGMAFAAGWSPCIGPILAGILAIASQQHGGQAAVLLCFYCAGLAVPFLATAGAVGLVLPLLRRIGPALRAIEVAAGAFLIVVGLVLVNDAFLNVAGWFYQFVPQPSL
- the tgt gene encoding tRNA guanosine(34) transglycosylase Tgt produces the protein MFELIASDGAARRGRLRLAHGEVETPCFMPVGTAATVKGLAPSELASAQTQIVLANTYHLWLRPGLETIERAGGLHRFMGWDRPILTDSGGFQVFSLESRRRLDDDGVTFASHLDGSEHRFTPERVVAFQQAIGSDVAMQLDVCVKLPAAREELEEAVRLTSAWARRTAAAPQRAGTIVFAIVQGGLDHGLRERSARELVALDFPGYAIGGLSVGETRDELYATARYSASLLPTAKPRYLMGVGTVRDLIAAVGCGVDLFDSVYPTRCGRNGRAMTRDGELNIFNAAFARDASPLDPRCGCSTCTQFTRAYLAHLFRAKEMLGPRLLSYHNVYVVNELMREARAAIEAGRWSEFSSD
- the lspA gene encoding signal peptidase II, producing the protein MAILVLWADQYTKRLIVRMCVPDFPACRTIVPNLLRWTYERNMHGAFGLFGSSAVLLIAMAIVVLVLFWFSFRDAAARSLTVRIAFGMIVGGAIGNVLDRVHYGYVIDFIDFYRIWPNIFNVGDSCITTGVGLLLLSSLVTRRHR